A portion of the Mytilus galloprovincialis chromosome 12, xbMytGall1.hap1.1, whole genome shotgun sequence genome contains these proteins:
- the LOC143054409 gene encoding thrombospondin-2-like, whose product MFEGLTSLQFLYLDDNSITSIEENGFEGLTSLQELSLSGNSITSIEENVFEGLTSIQFLSLSGNSITSIEENVFEGLTSIQFLSVDNNPLVCCSVTGFVDWVNRRSLDIFEGTCTAHNKTTAILNFNTSDCVVPVDGGWSDWENSTCSVTCGDGTVTMNRECNNPVPSGGGNNCSGKSINTDSCYLRECPVDGGWSDWENSTCSVTCGDGTVNMNRECNNPVPSGGGHNCSGESIDTDSCNLGVCPESCSTLEKELDKKSGKRSDNKSGKWSDNKSGGKRNGKNGKKEKRHNKKGNKPNRNGWY is encoded by the exons ATGTTTGAAGGATTAACATCGCTACAGTTTTT ATATCTAGATGACAATAGCATTACCTCAATAGAAGAAAATGGATTTGAAGGATTAACATCGCTACAGGAGTT ATCTCTGTCCGGCAATAGCATTACCTCAATAGAAGAAAATGTGTTTGAAGGATTAACATCGATACAGTTTTT ATCTCTGTCCGGCAATAGCATTACCTCAATAGAAGAAAATGTGTTTGAAGGATTAACATCGATACAGTTTTT ATCTGTTGACAACAATCCTCTTGTTTGTTGTTCAGTGACCGGATTTGTAGATTGGGTCAATAGGAGATCGTTGGATATTTTTGAAGGAACTTGTACTGCTCATAACAAGACTACTGCAATACTAAATTTTAATACATCAGACTGTGTTGTGCCAG TTGATGGTGGATGGAGTGACTGGGAAAACTCGACTTGTTCTGTAACCTGTGGAGACGGCACAGTCACAATGAACAGAGAATGTAATAACCCCGTCCCTTCTGGTGGTGGGAATAACTGTTCTGGTAAATCTATTAACACGGACAGTTGTTATCTAAGAGAATGCCCAG TTGATGGTGGATGGAGTGACTGGGAAAACTCGACTTGTTCTGTCACCTGTGGAGACGGTACAGTCAATATGAACAGAGAATGTAATAACCCCGTCCCTTCTGGTGGTGGGCATAACTGTTCTGGTGAATCTATTGACACCGACAGTTGTAACCTAGGAGTATGTCCAG aatcATGCAGCACACTAGAAAAGGAATTGGACAAGAAGTCAGGAAAAAGATCGGACAACAAGTCAGGAAAGTGGTCAGACAACAAATCAG GCGGAAAAAGGAATGGAAAGAACGGAAAGAAAGAAAAGAGACACAATAAGAAAGGAAATAAACCAAACAGGAACGGCTGGTATTGA